From Micromonospora echinospora:
CGAGTCGGCGGCGCAGACCCATCTGTTCATGGTGCTCGGCGTGCTCAGTGCGGCGGCCGGTTACGAGCTGGTCATCGCCCACCCGTTCGACCCGTCCCGGCCGAACTGGCTGGTCTTCGTGGTGGGCGGCCCGGCGCTCTTCCTGGCCGCCCGCTCCCGGTTCGAGTACGAGATCTTCGGCCGGGTGTCCCGCTCCCGGCTGGCCGGGCTGCTGGCCCTGGTGCTGCTCCTGCCCGCGTTCGCGACCATGCCGGCGATGCTGGCGCTCGGGGCGGTGGCCGTCGTGCTGGCGCTCGTCGCGTTCGCCGACGCCCGCCGGGCCTGGCACCGCCCACCGGAGCACTCCGCCTCGCCGATCGGCCGGGAGACGCTCGGCGAGGCCAGCCCTGAGGCGTGAGCCGTCAGGCGGCGGTCGGGCGGGACAGCGACGCCAGCGCGCGGCGCACGTCGGCCAGTGAGACGGTGGCCGAGTCGTCCAGGTCGGCCAGGCCGGCCTCGATCCACTGCCGCATCAGCGTGGTCACTCCGATGCCGCGCGCGTCGGCGGCGGCGCGGACCCGCTCGTACGTCTCCAGCGGCAGCCGGACCGACCGGCTCACCATCGGCACGTCGGTGTCGGGGGTGGGCAGTTGCGCCGGTGACGTCTCGTCGATCAGGTCGGCGAACGTGTCGCCCCCGGCGTGGAACCGCTTGGTCGCCTCGTCACGGTGCATCGTGACCGCCTCCTCGTCGGCGTGAGTTCCGCACCGCCTCGTCGTAGCGCTTGGCCTCGACGTCGCTCAGTTCGCGGGCGGAGAGGATGTCCCAGTCGTTGTCGGTGCCCTCGGCCTCGGCCAGCAGCACGGCGAGCCGCCGGCCCCGGTGGTCGGTCGCGTAGACCACCATCACGTCGTCACCGAGGTGCCGGATGACCCGGTGCCTGCTGTGCAGGGCCTCCCAGACTTCCCCGGGTGTGACGTCGTAGACCCGCAGGTTCGCCAGCGCCTCGTCGGTGAAGCTGAACCGGTTGGCCACCGCCGAAGCGTACCACGCACGTAACACACGACCGGTCGTCACGAATTTCGCCGATCATCCGTCCGGAGTGACAGGATGAGGCGTATCCCCTCGTAGGAGGTCCGTGGTGAAGCGTCAGGCGTACCAGCCGATCCTGATCACCGACGCCCCGCGCAGCCAGGACGACCAGCTCAACAGCCGGCAGAAGCGTTACGTGCTGATGATGGCCATCCGGGTCGCGTGCCTGGTGGCGGGCGCGATCCTGGTCGGCGCGAAGGCACCGCTGCTCTGGTTCTGGCTGCCGTTGTGCGCGCTCGGCATGGTGCTCGTGCCCTGGCTCGCCGTGCTGCTCGCCAACGACCGGCCGCCCAAGGAGGAGCACCGGCTGGCGAACCGGTTCCAGAACCGCCGCCGCGAGGAGCCCGCGCCCACTGCGCTGACCACGCAGGAGAACCCGCGCAAGATCATCGACGCCGAGCCCTGACCGGTCCGGACGGGCCACCGCCCGGACCGGCCGCCCGTCAGGGGGTGGGGCGGGCGCCTACCGTCGTCACTGCCAGCGCGCCCAGGTCGCCGGCGCGGGCCAGCGCGGCGCGCGGATCGGCGCCGGCCAGCCAGGCGGTGAGCAGCCCGGCCGCGAACGCGTCCCCGGCCCCGGTCACGTCCACCACGTCCACCCCCGGCGCCGGAGCGAACTCCACCACGCCGCCGCGCTGCACCCAGACCGCGCCGGCCGCGCCCTGCTTGACCACCACCCGGTGCGCCACCGCCGTCAGCGCCCGGGCCTGCGCCGCCGGGTCCAGCCCGCCGGCCAGCACCGTCGCCTCGTCCGTGTTGACGAGCAGCAGGTCGACGTCGCGTACCCAGGTCAGGAACGCCCCGCCGACGCGCCGCAGCGGCGCCGCGGACGCCGCGTCGACGCTGACGGTCAGCCCGCGCGCGCGGGCCGTGGCCAGCGCGCGCAGGCCGGCGCCGCGCGACCCGACGTCCAACAGGGTGTACGCGGACAGGTGCAGATGCCCGGCGTCGGGCGCCGCGGCCAGCGCCGCGTCCACGTGCGCGGCGGTCAGCCGCAGGTTCGCGCCCCGCTGGCTGACCATGGTCCGCTCCCCGTCGTGGGTGAGCACGATGACGGTGCCGGTCGGGTAGCCCTCGTGCCGCTCCACCGCGCAGTCCACACCGATGCGGGTCAGCTCGTCCACCCGCTCCCGGCCGGTCTCGTCGTCGCCGACGGCGGCGACCAGCGTCACCGCCGCGCCCTGCCCGGCGAGCCAGGCCGCGGTGTTCGCCGCCTGCCCGCCGCCGCTGAACCGGATCCCGGCCGCGGTGTCCGAGCCGGTGGCGAGCGGCCCGGACAGGACCGCGAGCACGTCGGTGATGACGTCGCCGACGACGACGACGCGCGGCGCTGCGCTCATGCCGTGCCAGCCGGGCATGCCCTCACGGCCCTCGCTGCGCTCGGTGCGTTCGCTCATGCCGTGCCGGCGGTACGACGGGCCGCCGCGGCGACCGCGATCCGGGCCGCGAGGTCGGCGTTGCGCAGGATGATCCGGACGTTCACGGTCAGGCTGGCGCCCTCGGTGGCGGCGTGGAAGTGCGACAGCAGGAACGGGGTGACCGCCTTGCCGGTGATCCCTTCCCGGGCCAGCGCGGCCAGCCCTTCGGTGAGCGTGCGGTCGTGCAGCGCCGGGTCGAGCTGCTCGTCGGCGGGCAGCGGGTTGGCCACCACCAGACCGCCGTGGTGCACACCGTGCGCCGCGCGGGCGGCCAGCACGTCCGCCACCTGCTCCGGCGACTCGACCGACCAGTCCAGGTCGAAGCCGGCGTCGGTGAGGTAGAAGCCGGGGAATCGGCGGGTGCGGTAGCCCACCACGCCCACCCCGAGCGTCTCCAGCCGTTCCAGCGTGGCGCCCACGTCGAGGATCGACTTCACCCCGGCGCAGACCACCGCGATCGGGGTCCGGGCCAGCGTGACCAGGTCGGCCGACTCGTCGAACGTCTGTGTCGCCTCGCGGTGCACGCCGCCGAGCCCGCCGGTGGCGAACACGCCGATCCCGGCCGCCGCCGCGACCGCGCTGGTGGCCGCGACGGTGGTGGCGCCGTCCGCGCCGGTGGCCGCCGCCGGGGCCAGGTCGCGGACCGAGAGCTTGCTCACGCCGTCGACGGTGGCGAGGCGGGTGAGCTGGGCGTCGTCCAGCCCGACCCGCAGCTCGCCGGCGAGCATGCCGATGGTGGCCGGCACCGCCCCCGCGTCCCGTACCGCCTGCTCGATCTCGCGCGCCACGCGCAGGTTGTCCGGCCGGGGCAGCCCGTGCGAGACGATCGTGCTCTCCAACGCCACGACCGGGCGGCCGTCGCGCAGGGCGTCGGCCACCTCACTACCGAGACTGATGTGAAAGTTGGTCACGTCGGCTACCGTACGGGCCGCTCCCGCCCGGGGCCCAGGTGGACCAGGACGGACCGACCTGCAAAACTGGAACGCCGGAGGTGGAGTCGTGAGCACAGAGATTCTCGAGCGTCCCGAGCTGAAGGACGCAGACACTGGTCCGGAGATGTTCCACTACGTCCGCAAGGAGAAGATCGCCGAGAGTGCCGTCATGGGCACCTTCGTGGTCGCGCTCTGCGGCGAGACGTTCCCGGTCACCAAGGCGGCCAAGCCGGGCTCCCCGGTCTGCCCCAAGTGCAAGGAGATCTACGACTCGTACCGCGAGTGATGCCGGACGGCGTCGCGGCCCGCGCACGTAACCTGCGGCGGTGACCACCTCCACCGCCCTGCTCCTCGCCGACCTCACCGGCGTGGCGGTCTTCGCCGCCTCCGGCGCCTCCGCGGCGGTGGCGAAACGGCTCGACCTGTTCGGCGTCGTCTTCGTCGGCGTGGTCGCCGCGCTCGGCGGCGGCATCTTCCGCGACCTGGCGATCGACGAGGTTCCCCCGCTGGCGTTCGCCGACTGGCGGTACGCCGCCACCGCCTCCCTCACCGCCGCCGCCGTGTTCTGGCTG
This genomic window contains:
- a CDS encoding DUF3099 domain-containing protein; the encoded protein is MKRQAYQPILITDAPRSQDDQLNSRQKRYVLMMAIRVACLVAGAILVGAKAPLLWFWLPLCALGMVLVPWLAVLLANDRPPKEEHRLANRFQNRRREEPAPTALTTQENPRKIIDAEP
- a CDS encoding carbohydrate kinase family protein; the protein is MSAAPRVVVVGDVITDVLAVLSGPLATGSDTAAGIRFSGGGQAANTAAWLAGQGAAVTLVAAVGDDETGRERVDELTRIGVDCAVERHEGYPTGTVIVLTHDGERTMVSQRGANLRLTAAHVDAALAAAPDAGHLHLSAYTLLDVGSRGAGLRALATARARGLTVSVDAASAAPLRRVGGAFLTWVRDVDLLLVNTDEATVLAGGLDPAAQARALTAVAHRVVVKQGAAGAVWVQRGGVVEFAPAPGVDVVDVTGAGDAFAAGLLTAWLAGADPRAALARAGDLGALAVTTVGARPTP
- a CDS encoding pseudouridine-5'-phosphate glycosidase, which produces MTNFHISLGSEVADALRDGRPVVALESTIVSHGLPRPDNLRVAREIEQAVRDAGAVPATIGMLAGELRVGLDDAQLTRLATVDGVSKLSVRDLAPAAATGADGATTVAATSAVAAAAGIGVFATGGLGGVHREATQTFDESADLVTLARTPIAVVCAGVKSILDVGATLERLETLGVGVVGYRTRRFPGFYLTDAGFDLDWSVESPEQVADVLAARAAHGVHHGGLVVANPLPADEQLDPALHDRTLTEGLAALAREGITGKAVTPFLLSHFHAATEGASLTVNVRIILRNADLAARIAVAAAARRTAGTA
- a CDS encoding DUF3039 domain-containing protein, whose translation is MSTEILERPELKDADTGPEMFHYVRKEKIAESAVMGTFVVALCGETFPVTKAAKPGSPVCPKCKEIYDSYRE